A genomic window from Lycium barbarum isolate Lr01 chromosome 4, ASM1917538v2, whole genome shotgun sequence includes:
- the LOC132635474 gene encoding protein MODIFYING WALL LIGNIN-2-like isoform X2 has translation MENHHFIYPILISSITALGLVSISLCIAAEFKKTKKKDLRFDGELCYLPGSVDFEFGIGAIICLVMAQVIGNLLICKIFFSRDHQNSSSKAKKKPTINGFMCVLSWFLYFTDNK, from the exons ATGGAAAATCACCATTTCATATATCCAATTCTTATCTCCTCTATTACTGCTCTTGGCCTTGTCTCCATTTCTCTTTGCATAGCTGCTgaattcaagaaaacaaag AAGAAAGATCTCAGGTTTGATGGGGAATTGTGTTACTTGCCTGGAAGTGTGGATTTTGAATTTGGAATTGGAGCTATAATTTGTTTAGTAATGGCTCAAGTAATTGGCAACTTGTTGATATGTAAAATTTTCTTTTCAAGGGACCATCAAAACAGTTCATCAAAGGCTAAAAAGAAGCCTACCATTAATGGCTTCATGTGTGTTCTTTCATG GTTTCTTTATTTTACCGATAACAAATAA
- the LOC132635473 gene encoding protein decapping 5-like: MSNDSEASAAGDSYIGSYISLTSKFEIRYEGVLYYLNPQDSSLGLKNVKSYGTEGRKKDGPQIPPNDKVYEYILFRGSDIKDLQVKSSPPPQVEESLDNDPAIIQSRCAGVSPSSSKSVSLSGGSLTEYGSYKGPTSLNSMPPSHQSVNQFEYGPSQATQSNMGSYATPAYQQRYSEPASSHHAPQHSIQPAASHAMMQDLLQTYPLQGPEPFTSAVLPKCVAPVPVVTTANSLSLTSIQNLAPQQLPVAPSTNILSPLLSVTSSMPSYAYTPAFPQSSQNVGNSCAPILARMGSNASPLYPVSPFVDSSSGVFPQEPPRLLTPDQLSLPRFPGQLYSDQKDLGVLSSEPLNPSSSFTTPAAQAPLLPLPPAAKKLQSTSEFTEEFDFVAMNEKFNKDEVWGYLGKAKQTAKKMDGEDISMANENKGNEDGHGLDANADPKPAYIKDDFFDNISRNTVARGGRNGQNRFSHRMRQDTETFGNHQQRPYPGYGGYGPGHGGHRGAYGYGWGRGYNNYGSRGRGGGYMRM, encoded by the exons TGAAATCATACGGAACTGAGGGGCGTAAGAAAGACGGTCCCCAGATTCCTCCAAATGATAAAGTTTATGAGTACATTTTGTTTCGTGGGAGTGACATTAAG GATTTGCAAGTAAAGTCCTCGCCGCCTCCTCAAGTGGAAGAATCATTAGATAACGATCCTGCAATTATTCAG TCACGCTGTGCTGGAGTCTCCCCAAGCTCTTCAAAATCGGTTTCACTTAGTGGTGGATCTTTGACAGAATATGGCTCGTACAAGGGACCTACTTCCTTGAATAGTATGCCACCTTCACATCAATCTGTAAACCAGTTTGAATATGGCCCTTCTCAGGCAACTCAATCCAACATGGGTTCTTATGCAACTCCTGCTTACCAGCAAAGATACAGTGAACCTGCAAGCAGTCACCATGCTCCACAACATTCTATTCAGCCTGCTGCTTCACATGCGATGATGCAGGATTTGCTGCAGACTTACCCACTCCAAGGCCCTGAACCTTTCACTTCAGCTGTTCTGCCAAAATGCGTAGCTCCAGTGCCTGTGGTTACCACTGCAAATTCTTTATCTCTAACTAGCATACAGAATCTTGCCCCGCAGCAACTTCCTGTGGCTCCTAGTACTAACATTTTATCTCCCTTATTATCTGTAACCTCTTCCATGCCTTCTTACGCATATACTCCTGCATTTCCCCAGTCTAGTCAAAATGTGGGTAACTCTTGTGCTCCTATCCTTGCTAGAATGGGTTCTAATGCTTCACCCTTGTATCCTGTATCCCCATTTGTAGATTCCTCATCAGGTGTGTTTCCACAAGAACCCCCTAGATTGCTAACTCCAGATCAGTTATCTCTACCTAGATTTCCTGGGCAATTATATTCAGATCAGAAGGACCTTGGTGTTCTCAGCTCAGAACCTCTGAATCCCTCATCATCATTTACTACTCCAGCAGCCCAAGCGCCATTGTTGCCACTGCCACCTGCTGCAAAGAAG TTGCAATCAACTTCAGAGTTCACAGAAGAATTCGATTTTGTTGCAATGAATGAGAAGTTTAATAAGGATGAAGTATGGGGCTATCTTGGAAAAGCAAAACAAACAGCTAAAAAGATGGATGGTGAGGACATTTCTATGGCCAATGAGAACAAGGGGAATGAAGATGGTCATGGCTTGGATGCTAATGCTGATCCCAAA CCTGCCTATATTAAGGATGACTTCTTTGATAATATATCTCGCAACACAGTTGCTCGTGGAGGTAGGAATGGGCAAAATCGTTTTTCTCATAGGATGAGGCAGGATACTGAG ACTTTTGGTAACCATCAGCAAAGGCCTTATCCTGGGTATGGTGGCTATGGGCCTGGACATGGTGGGCATCGTGGTGCATATGGCTATGGTTGGGGAAGGGGGTATAATAACTATGGCAGTAGGGGCCGTGGAGGAGGGTACATGAGGATGTAA
- the LOC132635474 gene encoding protein MODIFYING WALL LIGNIN-1-like isoform X1, with product MENHHFIYPILISSITALGLVSISLCIAAEFKKTKKKDLRFDGELCYLPGSVDFEFGIGAIICLVMAQVIGNLLICKIFFSRDHQNSSSKAKKKPTINGFMCVLSWISFVMAIILIGTGSSMNKSQPLGEGWIDGECYIVKDGVYIISAILVFVTLSSTLGSLILKIKKKNQVETRWQDTSTS from the exons ATGGAAAATCACCATTTCATATATCCAATTCTTATCTCCTCTATTACTGCTCTTGGCCTTGTCTCCATTTCTCTTTGCATAGCTGCTgaattcaagaaaacaaag AAGAAAGATCTCAGGTTTGATGGGGAATTGTGTTACTTGCCTGGAAGTGTGGATTTTGAATTTGGAATTGGAGCTATAATTTGTTTAGTAATGGCTCAAGTAATTGGCAACTTGTTGATATGTAAAATTTTCTTTTCAAGGGACCATCAAAACAGTTCATCAAAGGCTAAAAAGAAGCCTACCATTAATGGCTTCATGTGTGTTCTTTCATG GATAAGCTTTGTGATGGCAATAATTTTGATAGGGACTGGCAGTAGCATGAACAAAAGCCAACCACTTGGTGAAGGGTGGATTGATGGTGAATGTTACATAGTTAAAGATGGTGTCTATATTATTTCAGCTATTTTGGTCTTTGTAACTTTGAGCTCAACACTTGGTTCCCTCATCttgaaaataaagaagaagaaccAAGTGGAAACAAGATGGCAAGATACTTCTACAAGTTGA